The following are encoded together in the Thermodesulforhabdus norvegica genome:
- a CDS encoding inositol monophosphatase family protein: MASGERSEYDELRTLMEETLIKAGELIKKAYLSQTSSFHHKDKFDYVTETDRNSESLIRKMLNSRYPDDMVIGEETFSGQGLPPEPCWIVDPLDGTTNFIHRFPHISVTIARWDGKDLVAGCIYDVLRNELFTAVKGNGVYLNGSPVVLPPKNDVLHSLVATGFPFKRKDIARQYLASFQEIFHHVSDIRRAGSAALDLAYVAVGRLDGFWEVGLKPWDIAAGVLMIREMGGIVTDFWGTPEVLQSGHVVAARTPELHSLILRAVKKSLAPALGEETTLKTTHCLRR, translated from the coding sequence ATGGCATCGGGAGAAAGATCGGAATACGATGAATTAAGGACCTTGATGGAAGAAACTCTTATTAAAGCAGGTGAACTCATCAAAAAAGCCTATCTATCTCAGACCAGTTCCTTCCATCACAAGGATAAATTTGATTATGTCACCGAGACTGATAGAAACAGCGAATCCCTGATCAGAAAAATGCTCAACAGCCGTTATCCCGATGACATGGTAATCGGGGAAGAAACCTTCTCAGGACAAGGGCTTCCACCTGAACCCTGCTGGATTGTTGATCCCCTTGACGGCACCACAAACTTTATACACAGATTCCCCCATATTTCCGTTACTATTGCCAGATGGGATGGTAAGGATCTCGTGGCAGGCTGTATTTACGATGTGCTGAGGAATGAGTTGTTCACGGCCGTAAAAGGCAACGGTGTGTATCTAAACGGTTCTCCGGTGGTCTTGCCTCCGAAAAATGATGTGCTTCATAGCCTGGTTGCCACGGGTTTTCCCTTTAAGAGAAAAGACATAGCCAGACAATATCTGGCCTCGTTTCAGGAAATTTTCCATCATGTAAGCGATATCCGTAGGGCCGGATCTGCCGCTTTAGACCTTGCCTATGTGGCCGTAGGCCGCCTGGACGGTTTTTGGGAAGTGGGGCTCAAACCGTGGGACATTGCAGCAGGCGTGTTGATGATTAGAGAAATGGGCGGGATTGTAACCGATTTCTGGGGTACTCCCGAGGTCTTGCAGAGCGGTCATGTGGTTGCCGCCAGAACCCCCGAGCTTCATTCTTTGATCCTCAGAGCCGTTAAGAAAAGCCTGGCACCTGCTCTTGGCGAGGAAACCACTCTCAAGACAACACATTGCCTGCGCAGGTAA
- the leuS gene encoding leucine--tRNA ligase, whose amino-acid sequence MDMKYHPHAIEEKWQRLWESEKLFEVKEDPSKEKFYVLEMFPYPSGRIHMGHVRNYSIGDVVARFLRMNGYNVLHPMGWDAFGMPAENAAIKAGIHPAKWTYDNIDYMRRQLKRLGFSYDWSREFATCDPSYYKWEQLFFLKMYERGLAYRKKAYVNWCEHCQTVLANEQVEQGACWRCENPVIQKEMEQWFLKITDYVDELLDYTYRLEGWPERVLVMQRNWIGKSHGSEIDFPVEGRDDLKITVFTTRADTLFGATFMSLAPEHPLVPELCKGKEQEQRVLAFVEEAKKAKRSDRTEDLLEKEGVFTGSYCINPVTGERMPIFVANFVVMEYGTGAVMAVPAHDQRDFEFAKKYNLPIKVVIRPEDSDLIPSAEELDHAFEDDGVLVNSGQFSGLSSEDARRAITEHLAAQGMARFQVQYRLRDWGISRQRYWGAPIPVVYCDSCGIVPVPEDQLPVVLPLDLELLPNGGSPLPVSESFYRTSCPKCGGPARRETDTMDTFVESSWYFIRFACADENSQPFDPERVRHWLPVDQYIGGIEHAVLHLLYSRFFVKALRDMGYVDFDEPFKRLLTQGMVIKDGAKMSKSKGNVVDPDDMIAAYGADTVRLFCLFASPPEKDLEWSDQGIDGAYRFLGRVWRFVAENIEKLREVKPFSGDISGLQGPLAGLYRKSHQTIKKVTEDIRDRYHFNTAIAAIMELVNLMYQVRDRGDEKDPAFWPVLRHAVETTVILLSPMVPHITEEIWHELGYDSFLLNQPWPSYDEKAVQEDELLIVIQVNGKVRDRMTVSAGTSEEELKKMALEREKIRQYVDGKEIRKIVVVPGKLVNVVVA is encoded by the coding sequence ATGGATATGAAGTATCATCCCCACGCTATCGAAGAGAAGTGGCAGCGCCTGTGGGAAAGTGAAAAACTCTTTGAGGTGAAAGAAGATCCGTCTAAAGAAAAGTTTTACGTTCTTGAAATGTTTCCCTATCCTTCGGGTCGCATTCACATGGGCCATGTCAGAAACTACAGCATCGGAGATGTCGTTGCCCGGTTTCTCAGGATGAACGGTTATAATGTGTTACATCCGATGGGCTGGGACGCCTTCGGAATGCCTGCGGAAAACGCTGCCATAAAGGCCGGAATACATCCCGCGAAGTGGACCTATGACAATATTGATTACATGAGACGACAGCTCAAACGGCTTGGATTTTCCTACGACTGGTCTCGAGAGTTCGCCACCTGCGATCCTTCTTATTATAAATGGGAGCAGTTGTTTTTCCTGAAGATGTACGAACGGGGGCTTGCCTATCGCAAGAAGGCTTACGTGAACTGGTGCGAACACTGTCAGACTGTGCTGGCCAACGAACAGGTCGAGCAGGGAGCATGCTGGCGTTGTGAAAATCCCGTAATCCAAAAAGAAATGGAGCAATGGTTTCTCAAAATCACAGACTATGTAGATGAACTCCTGGATTACACCTATAGGCTTGAAGGCTGGCCCGAACGTGTGCTGGTTATGCAGAGGAACTGGATCGGCAAAAGCCACGGTAGCGAAATCGATTTCCCCGTAGAAGGGCGTGATGATCTGAAAATCACCGTTTTTACGACACGGGCGGACACACTCTTCGGTGCGACCTTTATGAGCCTTGCCCCGGAGCATCCCCTTGTGCCGGAGCTTTGCAAGGGAAAAGAACAGGAGCAAAGAGTGCTGGCTTTTGTTGAGGAAGCCAAGAAGGCCAAGCGTAGCGATCGCACTGAAGATCTGCTTGAGAAGGAAGGCGTTTTTACGGGATCTTATTGCATAAACCCGGTTACCGGCGAGCGCATGCCGATATTCGTAGCTAACTTCGTGGTTATGGAATACGGTACCGGGGCGGTGATGGCCGTTCCGGCTCACGACCAGAGGGATTTTGAGTTTGCAAAGAAGTATAACCTCCCTATAAAGGTAGTAATAAGACCTGAAGATTCCGATTTGATACCATCGGCTGAAGAGCTTGATCATGCCTTTGAAGATGATGGGGTTCTTGTAAATTCGGGTCAGTTTTCCGGTCTTTCTTCAGAAGATGCACGACGAGCCATAACCGAACATCTTGCAGCGCAGGGTATGGCCCGCTTTCAGGTACAGTATCGCCTTAGGGACTGGGGGATTTCGCGTCAGAGATACTGGGGTGCGCCTATACCTGTGGTTTACTGTGACAGCTGTGGTATTGTTCCTGTTCCGGAAGACCAGCTCCCTGTCGTGCTTCCTCTGGACCTGGAGCTCCTACCAAACGGTGGCTCGCCGCTTCCAGTCTCGGAAAGTTTTTACAGGACCTCATGTCCAAAGTGTGGTGGACCGGCTCGAAGAGAGACCGATACGATGGATACCTTTGTTGAGTCTAGCTGGTATTTCATACGGTTTGCCTGTGCAGACGAGAACTCACAACCCTTCGATCCCGAAAGAGTCCGCCACTGGTTGCCCGTGGATCAGTACATAGGGGGTATTGAGCACGCCGTTTTGCATCTGCTCTATTCCCGCTTCTTTGTCAAAGCTCTCAGGGATATGGGCTACGTTGATTTTGATGAGCCTTTTAAGCGGCTCCTTACTCAGGGAATGGTCATAAAAGACGGCGCCAAGATGAGCAAGTCCAAAGGAAATGTTGTGGATCCCGATGACATGATTGCCGCCTACGGAGCCGATACCGTAAGACTTTTTTGCCTTTTTGCATCGCCTCCCGAAAAAGACCTTGAATGGAGCGATCAGGGAATTGACGGGGCTTACAGGTTTCTGGGAAGAGTCTGGAGGTTTGTTGCCGAGAACATTGAAAAGCTCAGAGAAGTAAAGCCCTTTTCAGGTGACATTTCAGGTTTGCAGGGGCCCCTTGCAGGCCTTTATAGAAAGTCTCATCAGACCATAAAGAAAGTAACGGAAGACATACGAGATCGTTACCATTTCAATACCGCTATTGCCGCTATCATGGAACTGGTTAACCTGATGTATCAGGTCAGGGATAGGGGTGATGAGAAGGATCCTGCTTTCTGGCCGGTTTTGCGTCATGCTGTGGAAACAACGGTCATATTGTTGTCACCCATGGTTCCTCACATTACTGAAGAGATATGGCATGAGCTTGGGTACGATTCTTTCCTTCTGAACCAGCCGTGGCCCTCTTACGATGAAAAAGCCGTGCAGGAGGACGAACTGTTAATAGTTATACAGGTAAACGGTAAAGTTCGCGATAGGATGACCGTCTCTGCGGGAACTTCCGAAGAAGAGCTCAAAAAAATGGCCCTGGAAAGGGAGAAAATCAGGCAATATGTCGATGGGAAGGAAATCAGGAAAATTGTGGTCGTTCCGGGAAAACTCGTGAATGTGGTTGTGGCCTGA
- the glp gene encoding gephyrin-like molybdotransferase Glp, with amino-acid sequence MGKEFLTVKSREEVEKLIRSLPALGTETVKVVEAIGRIVAEEICAVEAVPHFARATMDGYAVRARDVFGASESLPALLRIIGSVEMGRAPDFSIGPYEAAEIATGGMLPDGADAVVMVEHTERVDEDVIEVYRPVAPGQNVLGVGEDIPAGKTVMGPGARLRPQDIGMLAAVGVTEIKVYRRPRVAVVSTGDEIVPPDTPSPLPPAVIRDINAYVLSGFAEMAGAVPGVMAHVVDDPRELIDTCRSFIEDHDVVLVSGGSSVGVRDYTLEVFEAITDGQVLVHGVAIRPGKPTIFGSGRGKYLWGLPGQPASAAMVMVALVCPFLLQIQGRSPEFPFCRSVLKGFLTKNVPSVHGREDYIPVVILPEKTDEGFVRVEPLFGRSGMISTLSEADGYIVIPEHVEGLYEDEEVKVYLL; translated from the coding sequence ATGGGTAAGGAGTTTCTTACGGTTAAGTCGAGAGAAGAGGTTGAAAAACTGATTCGCTCGCTTCCTGCGCTTGGAACCGAAACGGTTAAGGTTGTCGAGGCGATAGGTAGAATTGTTGCCGAAGAGATCTGCGCTGTAGAGGCCGTTCCCCATTTTGCCAGGGCAACTATGGACGGCTACGCTGTAAGAGCTCGTGATGTCTTCGGCGCTTCGGAATCCCTTCCGGCTCTGTTAAGGATTATCGGGTCTGTGGAGATGGGCCGGGCTCCCGATTTTTCCATCGGGCCTTACGAGGCGGCAGAGATTGCCACTGGAGGAATGCTTCCGGATGGGGCTGACGCCGTTGTCATGGTTGAGCATACCGAAAGGGTTGATGAGGATGTGATTGAGGTTTACAGGCCTGTGGCCCCGGGTCAGAACGTTCTTGGTGTTGGAGAAGATATACCGGCCGGGAAAACCGTCATGGGGCCGGGTGCCAGGCTACGACCTCAGGACATCGGTATGCTTGCGGCAGTAGGTGTTACCGAAATCAAGGTATACAGGCGCCCCAGGGTTGCGGTGGTTTCCACCGGTGACGAAATCGTGCCACCTGACACGCCCTCTCCTCTCCCTCCCGCGGTAATCCGGGACATTAACGCATACGTCCTTTCGGGATTTGCCGAAATGGCCGGTGCCGTTCCCGGGGTGATGGCTCACGTTGTGGACGATCCCCGTGAACTCATTGACACCTGCAGGTCCTTTATTGAAGACCACGATGTTGTGTTGGTTTCAGGGGGAAGCTCGGTAGGGGTTAGAGATTACACCCTTGAGGTTTTCGAAGCGATTACCGATGGGCAAGTACTCGTGCACGGCGTTGCCATCAGACCGGGTAAACCCACCATTTTTGGATCAGGTCGGGGAAAGTATCTTTGGGGGCTGCCCGGGCAACCCGCATCGGCGGCAATGGTTATGGTAGCGCTGGTTTGTCCCTTTCTCCTGCAGATACAGGGAAGGTCACCGGAGTTTCCCTTTTGTCGGAGTGTTCTCAAGGGTTTTTTGACGAAAAATGTGCCTTCCGTGCATGGTAGGGAAGACTATATTCCTGTCGTTATACTGCCCGAAAAGACCGATGAAGGTTTTGTAAGAGTTGAGCCTCTTTTTGGCAGATCCGGAATGATTAGCACTCTTTCGGAGGCAGACGGCTACATCGTTATACCGGAACATGTCGAAGGGCTGTATGAGGATGAAGAAGTAAAGGTCTATCTTCTATGA
- a CDS encoding lysophospholipid acyltransferase family protein, with product MKDRNLFFLWHRIIPGWADLLGKTWFRLHTSRRTVAVDNIVTALKCSEAEAAGIALRNFVHLARVFLEFPLLPLLNEGNVRYFVSYTGEENFHRAKNLGPGILILTGHFGNWELMAYATPLVMKVSLDIIARPLDNALLNRLTTRIRTRTGNRLIDKNFSFWKMTESLKNGRPVGILLDQKASQREGIYAPFFGRLVLTHRALAILACKTSCPVLPVYNYRKSDGTYTVRALPPLMFEKPTGKAIYEATARFNEIFEKIIQEHPDQWYWIHRRFRYSKPINS from the coding sequence ATGAAAGATCGAAATCTTTTTTTCTTATGGCATCGGATTATACCCGGGTGGGCCGATCTGCTGGGAAAGACATGGTTCAGGCTGCATACATCCCGTCGCACCGTTGCGGTGGATAACATAGTGACCGCACTGAAGTGTTCCGAAGCAGAGGCGGCCGGGATCGCCTTACGAAACTTTGTACATCTCGCCCGGGTCTTCCTTGAGTTCCCACTGCTCCCCTTACTGAACGAAGGTAACGTAAGATACTTTGTCAGCTACACCGGAGAGGAAAACTTCCACAGGGCGAAAAACCTTGGCCCCGGTATTCTGATTCTCACAGGTCACTTTGGAAACTGGGAACTCATGGCCTACGCCACCCCTCTTGTGATGAAAGTGAGTCTGGACATCATAGCAAGACCGCTGGATAACGCCTTACTCAACCGCCTTACAACCCGAATTCGTACCCGAACGGGCAACAGGCTCATTGATAAAAATTTTTCCTTCTGGAAGATGACGGAATCCTTAAAAAACGGTCGGCCTGTCGGAATCCTTCTTGATCAGAAAGCAAGTCAACGTGAGGGAATCTACGCTCCCTTCTTCGGGCGTCTGGTCCTGACCCACAGGGCCCTGGCAATTCTTGCCTGCAAGACCTCCTGCCCTGTGCTTCCGGTGTACAACTACCGGAAAAGCGACGGCACCTATACCGTCAGGGCGCTTCCACCTCTCATGTTTGAAAAACCCACCGGAAAAGCAATCTACGAAGCAACCGCCAGATTCAACGAAATATTTGAAAAGATTATTCAAGAGCATCCCGATCAGTGGTACTGGATCCACAGACGCTTTCGATACAGTAAACCAATAAACTCATAG
- the uvrB gene encoding excinuclease ABC subunit UvrB, with product MQKFRLECSWKPTGDQPKAIRQLVEGLKKGFRYQTLLGVTGSGKTFTMAHVIASVQRPTLVIAPNKTLAAQLYGEFKSFFPHNAVEYFVSYYDYYQPEAYVPQTDTYIAKDASINETIDKMRHSATRALLERRDVIVVSSVSCIYGLGSPEEYRDMMLWLKEGDAVSRDEILKKLVQIQYSRNDIDFRRGTFRVRGDVVDVFPAHEEDLAIRIELFGDWVESIRQFDPLTGRTVGRLPEVAIYPANHYVTRRDRLERAVQAIAEELRERVEFLIGQGKLVEAQRLEERTRLDMEMLLELGYCPGIENYSRHLSGRNPGEPPATLLDYFPEDWLLIIDESHITIPQLQGMYRGDRSRKLTLVEYGFRLPSALDNRPLSFEEFEQRINQVIFVSATPGPYELEKSGPHVVEQLIRPTGLVDPHIEIRPADHQVDDLIGEIRKRVSRGQRVLVTTLTKRMAEDLTEYLENMNIRVRYMHSDVDTIERIELIRELRLGSYDVLVGINLLREGLDIPEVSLVAVLDADNEGFLRSERALIQMAGRAARNVDGTVILYANNITKSIENAVKETERRRRIQMEYNRAHGITPQTIQKEIADVLAPYRLVEVAKASVDREELELREELPYLEGGGTLENTIQRLEKEMKEAAEKLEFEKAAVLRDRIKKLKELQLMTA from the coding sequence ATGCAGAAATTCCGGCTTGAATGCTCATGGAAACCCACAGGAGACCAGCCCAAGGCAATAAGGCAACTCGTAGAAGGGTTGAAAAAAGGCTTCAGGTATCAAACCCTTCTGGGTGTTACGGGTTCCGGAAAGACCTTTACGATGGCTCATGTGATTGCTTCCGTCCAGCGCCCTACCCTGGTCATCGCACCGAACAAAACGCTTGCCGCTCAACTTTACGGCGAATTTAAAAGCTTTTTTCCCCATAACGCCGTCGAATATTTCGTCTCTTATTACGACTACTACCAGCCCGAAGCCTACGTGCCGCAGACGGACACTTACATAGCAAAGGATGCTTCCATCAACGAGACCATCGATAAGATGAGGCACAGCGCTACCAGAGCTCTTCTGGAAAGGCGTGATGTCATCGTCGTCAGCAGTGTATCCTGCATTTACGGCCTCGGGTCTCCCGAAGAGTACCGTGATATGATGCTCTGGCTGAAAGAGGGCGACGCCGTATCCAGAGATGAAATCCTTAAGAAGCTCGTACAGATACAGTACAGCAGGAACGATATTGATTTTCGAAGGGGAACCTTTCGAGTTCGTGGAGACGTGGTGGATGTCTTTCCGGCTCACGAAGAGGACCTGGCAATTCGAATCGAGCTTTTCGGCGATTGGGTCGAGAGCATTCGACAGTTCGACCCCTTGACCGGCAGAACCGTCGGTCGGCTTCCGGAAGTTGCCATTTATCCTGCAAACCATTACGTCACGAGAAGAGACAGGCTTGAAAGGGCGGTGCAGGCCATTGCGGAAGAACTCAGAGAACGCGTGGAATTTTTAATAGGCCAGGGCAAGCTGGTGGAAGCCCAGAGACTTGAAGAAAGAACCCGTCTGGACATGGAGATGTTACTGGAATTGGGTTATTGCCCCGGAATTGAAAACTATTCGCGTCATCTGTCAGGTCGTAATCCGGGGGAGCCGCCCGCGACCCTTCTGGACTACTTCCCGGAAGACTGGCTTCTTATTATCGACGAAAGCCACATCACCATACCTCAGCTTCAGGGAATGTATCGTGGAGATCGTTCCCGAAAGCTAACGCTCGTTGAATACGGCTTTCGCCTTCCCTCAGCCCTGGACAACCGACCGCTTTCCTTTGAGGAATTCGAACAAAGAATTAACCAGGTGATCTTTGTGTCGGCAACACCGGGTCCCTACGAGCTTGAAAAGTCCGGTCCGCATGTCGTGGAGCAGTTGATCCGGCCCACGGGCCTCGTCGATCCGCACATAGAAATCCGCCCTGCCGATCATCAGGTGGACGACCTCATTGGTGAAATCCGTAAGAGGGTCTCCAGAGGGCAGAGGGTTCTGGTGACAACCCTTACAAAGCGAATGGCCGAAGACCTTACGGAGTATCTCGAAAACATGAACATAAGGGTTCGCTACATGCATTCCGACGTAGATACCATTGAACGAATAGAATTAATAAGAGAGCTCAGGCTGGGAAGTTACGACGTGCTCGTTGGAATTAATTTGCTGAGAGAAGGCCTTGACATACCGGAAGTTTCTCTTGTAGCCGTCCTTGATGCCGACAACGAAGGTTTCCTGAGGTCCGAACGAGCCCTGATACAGATGGCCGGCAGGGCCGCACGAAATGTTGACGGCACGGTGATTCTCTATGCAAACAACATAACAAAATCCATAGAAAATGCGGTAAAAGAAACGGAAAGGCGCCGCAGGATTCAGATGGAGTACAACAGGGCTCACGGAATAACTCCTCAAACGATCCAGAAGGAAATTGCCGATGTGCTGGCTCCCTACCGGCTCGTTGAAGTTGCAAAGGCTTCAGTGGACCGTGAAGAGCTGGAACTCCGGGAAGAACTCCCGTACCTTGAAGGCGGTGGAACTCTGGAGAACACCATTCAGAGACTGGAAAAGGAAATGAAGGAGGCGGCAGAAAAGCTCGAGTTTGAAAAGGCGGCGGTTCTTAGAGATCGAATAAAAAAGCTTAAAGAACTCCAGCTAATGACGGCATGA
- a CDS encoding LysE family translocator has product MIATGILLGLGAGLSPGPLLALVVSETLRYGPRSGMKTALAPLITDLPIVALSFLILTRVASSGKVLGILSMLGAVVVMSMGIQTFLKPLPAEGKNNNSDLSLLKGAVVNFLNPHPYLFWFTVGGPLLMTALRSSRGAAVGFVLAFYVCLVGSKVLLALCVHGTKGLFLKGRFYEAFVRLLGLSLCVFAGLLFWEGINLFQRV; this is encoded by the coding sequence ATGATTGCAACGGGTATTTTGCTGGGCCTCGGAGCGGGGCTTTCCCCGGGGCCTCTGCTGGCGCTTGTGGTTTCCGAAACCCTTCGTTACGGGCCACGCTCAGGCATGAAAACGGCCCTGGCTCCTCTGATCACCGACCTGCCTATTGTCGCCCTCAGCTTCCTGATACTTACCAGGGTTGCCTCATCAGGAAAGGTTTTGGGCATTTTGTCCATGTTGGGAGCAGTGGTTGTCATGTCAATGGGCATTCAAACCTTTTTAAAACCACTTCCTGCTGAAGGTAAAAACAACAATTCCGACTTATCACTCTTAAAAGGTGCGGTGGTCAATTTTCTCAACCCCCATCCATATCTTTTCTGGTTTACCGTAGGCGGCCCTCTTCTCATGACGGCTTTGAGATCATCAAGAGGAGCCGCCGTCGGATTTGTTCTCGCTTTTTACGTGTGCCTTGTGGGCTCAAAAGTTCTTCTTGCCCTGTGCGTTCATGGCACGAAAGGTCTCTTTTTGAAGGGACGGTTTTACGAAGCCTTCGTTAGGCTCCTGGGGCTGAGCCTCTGTGTTTTTGCCGGACTTCTCTTCTGGGAGGGGATCAATCTGTTTCAGAGGGTGTAA
- a CDS encoding FKBP-type peptidyl-prolyl cis-trans isomerase: MKKVEKGHYVKVHYTGRLENGEIFDSSEGRGPFEFQVGAGQVIPGFENHLIGMEVNEKKNLYPYAG; this comes from the coding sequence ATGAAGAAGGTAGAAAAGGGCCACTATGTCAAGGTGCACTACACTGGAAGGCTGGAGAATGGAGAAATTTTTGACTCCAGTGAGGGACGTGGCCCCTTTGAGTTCCAGGTAGGTGCAGGTCAGGTAATTCCGGGATTTGAAAACCACCTCATCGGTATGGAAGTAAACGAGAAAAAAAACCTTTACCCTTACGCCGGATGA
- a CDS encoding FKBP-type peptidyl-prolyl cis-trans isomerase: MLEQTFARSELPPGFEPSVGQVLALQTPDGSRVHATVVDVTSESITIDLNHPLAGHHITFDVEVLEINDGPSFSGFCGGGCSSCG, encoded by the coding sequence ATGCTTGAGCAGACTTTTGCCAGGTCTGAGCTCCCTCCCGGATTTGAACCGTCAGTTGGGCAGGTTCTCGCCCTGCAGACCCCCGATGGATCCCGGGTTCACGCCACCGTTGTGGATGTAACCTCTGAGTCCATTACCATTGATCTTAATCATCCCCTTGCGGGACATCATATAACCTTTGATGTGGAAGTCCTTGAAATTAACGACGGTCCTTCCTTCTCGGGCTTTTGTGGAGGTGGCTGTTCATCCTGTGGATGA